In a single window of the Microbacterium sp. SL75 genome:
- a CDS encoding DUF427 domain-containing protein, with product MKAVLDGVVIAEADRNDLASIEGNWYFPPQSVREGALHESPTPYTCPWKGAAQYWNVALDGVELADGAWSYPDLYPGAVERVGKDFAGYVAFDRKVVVSD from the coding sequence ATGAAGGCAGTGCTCGACGGCGTCGTGATCGCCGAAGCCGACCGCAACGACCTGGCCTCGATCGAGGGCAACTGGTACTTCCCGCCGCAGTCCGTCCGCGAGGGCGCTCTGCATGAGAGCCCCACCCCGTACACCTGCCCGTGGAAGGGCGCTGCACAGTACTGGAACGTCGCGCTCGACGGTGTCGAACTGGCCGACGGTGCCTGGTCGTACCCCGACCTGTACCCGGGCGCTGTGGAGCGCGTGGGCAAGGACTTCGCCGGCTACGTCGCCTTCGACCGGAAGGTCGTGGTCTCCGACTGA
- a CDS encoding 4-(cytidine 5'-diphospho)-2-C-methyl-D-erythritol kinase: MSVHAPASVRVRAPGKINVFLEVGDVQDDGYHELATAFQAVSLYEEMVATPADDITIEVSARGPVDIDGVPTDDRNLAVRAARLLAQTAGIDRGAHLSVRKAVPVAGGMGGGSADAAAALVACDALWGLGMPTSELARLAARLGADVPFALLGGTAIGTGRGDQLSPALARGRFDWVLVPNETGMSTPVVYGELDAHRRRHAVDIGPAPRVPVVDRDVLHALRQGDAGMLAASLRNDLQAPALHLRPDLARVLERGESSGALAGIVSGSGPTLAFLAADESSAIDLQVTLSAAGLVALHVHGPVPGARVV, from the coding sequence ATGAGCGTCCACGCCCCGGCATCCGTCCGCGTTCGCGCGCCCGGGAAGATCAACGTCTTCCTCGAGGTGGGCGACGTCCAGGACGACGGTTACCACGAGCTCGCGACGGCCTTCCAAGCGGTGTCCCTCTACGAAGAGATGGTCGCGACGCCCGCTGACGACATCACGATCGAGGTGTCCGCGCGCGGTCCGGTCGATATCGATGGTGTTCCCACCGACGACCGCAACCTCGCCGTTCGCGCGGCGCGCCTTCTCGCGCAGACCGCGGGAATCGACCGAGGTGCCCATCTCTCGGTCCGCAAGGCCGTTCCCGTCGCCGGCGGCATGGGTGGGGGATCGGCCGATGCGGCTGCCGCCCTCGTCGCCTGCGATGCGCTCTGGGGGCTCGGGATGCCGACGAGCGAGCTCGCCCGCCTGGCTGCCCGCCTCGGCGCGGACGTCCCCTTCGCCCTGCTCGGCGGGACCGCCATCGGCACCGGTCGCGGCGACCAGCTGAGTCCGGCTCTCGCGCGTGGGCGCTTCGACTGGGTGCTCGTTCCGAACGAGACCGGCATGTCGACCCCCGTCGTCTATGGCGAGCTCGATGCGCACCGCAGACGTCACGCCGTCGACATCGGTCCGGCTCCGCGCGTGCCCGTGGTCGACCGTGACGTGCTCCACGCCCTTCGTCAGGGCGACGCCGGCATGCTCGCCGCGAGCCTGCGCAACGACCTCCAGGCGCCGGCCCTCCACCTCCGCCCCGATCTCGCCCGCGTGCTCGAGCGCGGCGAGAGCTCGGGTGCCCTGGCGGGGATCGTTTCGGGCTCCGGGCCGACGCTCGCGTTCCTCGCCGCCGACGAATCATCCGCCATCGACCTGCAGGTCACCCTCAGCGCCGCCGGTCTGGTCGCCCTGCACGTGCACGGGCCCGTTCCCGGCGCGCGTGTGGTCTGA
- a CDS encoding stealth family protein, whose translation MRPMVPLSIDTDPWRALLSRSDIRMHDGILHVVDDSSTPAMAERDDLLTAASAIEAAGVRVLLVRDANRRPKLVVDTADAAKALAALRDPDLGPMYLKARGEDPVPAHSVEPAPGSVQAYAVFRPRTSTEGSYRYGSALAPRMELWRFGEKTIEAPRPSALTRRKFAAADLDLVEVERYGRRWMTVSGMFDPHPNEFTADVDMVFSWVDGSSSEFQRQRAARMKGYVVGDGDDNAARYRQVDELRYALRSVHMYAPWVRRIFIATDSPTPEWLADHPKVTIVRSEEFFADPSVLPTHNSHAVEAQLHRIPGLAEHFLYSNDDMFFGRPVTPELFFSGGGVSRFVESGVRIGSGPAHVDRSGHDNGLRVNRALLKERFGRVITLDLEHCATPLRRSVAFELEREFAEDYARTAASRFRSATDISVTNSLYHHYALATGRAVITTEPRTRYVQTTQLDSLRTMERLVSRRDTDMFCLNDGSVPEIPEEVRVPALRACLERYFPVAAPWEKTSVSEGSAAASSAATPGR comes from the coding sequence ATGCGCCCGATGGTCCCCCTGTCGATCGACACCGACCCCTGGCGCGCCCTGCTGTCCCGGTCCGATATCCGCATGCACGACGGCATCCTGCACGTCGTCGACGACTCCTCGACGCCCGCGATGGCCGAGCGCGACGACCTGCTCACCGCAGCGTCCGCGATCGAAGCTGCGGGGGTGAGGGTGCTGCTGGTGCGCGACGCCAACCGTCGTCCCAAGCTCGTCGTCGATACCGCCGATGCCGCGAAGGCCCTCGCCGCGCTGCGCGATCCCGACCTCGGCCCGATGTACCTCAAGGCCCGTGGCGAAGACCCGGTGCCCGCACACAGCGTCGAGCCCGCTCCCGGGTCGGTGCAGGCCTACGCGGTCTTCCGCCCGCGCACCTCGACCGAGGGCTCGTACCGCTACGGCTCGGCGTTGGCTCCGCGGATGGAGCTCTGGCGTTTCGGCGAGAAGACCATCGAGGCACCCCGCCCGAGCGCCCTCACCCGCCGCAAGTTCGCCGCCGCCGACCTCGATCTGGTCGAGGTCGAGCGCTACGGCCGCCGCTGGATGACGGTCTCGGGCATGTTCGACCCCCACCCGAACGAGTTCACCGCCGACGTCGACATGGTCTTCTCGTGGGTCGACGGATCCTCGAGCGAGTTCCAACGTCAGCGCGCTGCCCGGATGAAGGGCTACGTCGTCGGCGACGGCGACGACAACGCCGCCCGGTACCGACAGGTCGACGAACTGCGTTACGCGCTGCGCAGTGTGCACATGTACGCGCCGTGGGTGCGCCGCATCTTCATCGCCACCGACTCCCCCACCCCGGAATGGCTCGCCGATCACCCGAAAGTGACGATCGTGCGCAGCGAGGAGTTCTTCGCCGATCCCTCGGTCCTTCCCACGCACAACTCGCACGCGGTCGAGGCGCAGCTGCACCGCATCCCCGGTCTGGCCGAGCACTTCCTCTACAGCAACGACGACATGTTCTTCGGGCGCCCCGTCACCCCCGAACTGTTCTTCAGCGGTGGCGGAGTGAGCCGTTTCGTCGAGAGCGGTGTGCGCATCGGCAGCGGTCCGGCGCACGTCGACCGCTCCGGCCACGACAACGGCCTGCGCGTGAACCGGGCGCTGCTCAAAGAGCGCTTCGGCCGTGTCATCACACTCGACCTCGAGCACTGCGCGACGCCGCTGCGCCGTTCCGTGGCCTTCGAGCTCGAGCGGGAGTTCGCCGAGGACTATGCACGCACGGCCGCGAGCCGGTTCCGTTCGGCGACCGACATCTCGGTCACCAACAGCCTGTACCACCACTACGCTCTGGCGACCGGTCGCGCGGTCATCACGACCGAGCCGCGCACCCGCTACGTGCAGACCACGCAGTTGGACTCCCTCCGCACCATGGAGCGCCTCGTGTCGCGCCGAGACACCGACATGTTCTGCCTCAACGACGGCAGCGTGCCCGAGATCCCCGAGGAGGTGCGCGTCCCGGCGCTGCGCGCCTGCCTCGAGCGCTACTTCCCGGTCGCTGCGCCGTGGGAGAAGACCTCGGTCAGCGAAGGATCGGCAGCGGCGTCGTCGGCGGCGACACCCGGCCGCTGA
- a CDS encoding phosphodiesterase yields the protein MRYAEYPRAERVLLHLSDTHLRAGGAPLYDDVDSEAYLARAVEAIGASGIRPDALVFTGDLADYGEADAYDRVRALVEPLAERLQTRVVWVMGNHDDRAAFRSRLLPGDEGDRDAPVDRVDEFDGLRIVTLDTSVPGAHHGEVTAAQREWLAEVLATPAPLGTILAMHHPPVPSVLDLAASVELRDQRSLAAILRGSDVRAILAGHLHYSTFATFAGIPVSVASATCYTQDLMVPVGGTRPQDAAQGFNIVHVYDETVVHSVVPLATSAALQYVDADESQRRLHDAGVVVPTSRELSGRVSPPTTPLPILR from the coding sequence ATGCGCTACGCCGAGTACCCCCGAGCCGAACGTGTGCTGCTCCACCTGAGCGACACCCACCTTCGCGCCGGCGGTGCACCGCTCTACGACGACGTCGACTCCGAGGCGTACCTCGCCCGTGCGGTCGAGGCGATCGGTGCGTCGGGCATCCGCCCCGACGCCCTCGTCTTCACCGGCGACCTCGCCGACTACGGCGAGGCTGACGCCTACGACCGTGTCCGCGCGTTGGTCGAGCCGCTCGCCGAGCGCTTGCAGACGCGCGTGGTGTGGGTCATGGGCAACCACGACGACCGGGCGGCCTTCCGCTCGCGGCTGCTGCCCGGTGACGAGGGCGACCGCGACGCTCCGGTCGACCGCGTCGACGAGTTCGACGGCTTGCGCATCGTGACGCTCGACACCTCGGTGCCCGGTGCCCATCACGGCGAGGTCACGGCGGCTCAGCGCGAGTGGCTCGCCGAGGTGCTGGCCACCCCCGCGCCCCTCGGCACGATCCTCGCGATGCACCACCCGCCCGTCCCGAGCGTGCTCGACCTCGCGGCCTCCGTTGAACTGCGCGATCAGCGCAGTCTCGCCGCGATCCTTCGAGGATCCGACGTCCGCGCCATCCTCGCGGGACACCTGCACTACTCGACGTTCGCCACGTTCGCCGGCATCCCGGTGTCCGTCGCCTCGGCCACCTGCTACACGCAGGACCTCATGGTGCCCGTGGGCGGCACGCGCCCTCAGGACGCGGCGCAGGGCTTCAACATCGTGCACGTGTACGACGAGACGGTCGTTCACTCCGTCGTTCCGCTCGCGACGAGCGCGGCCTTGCAGTATGTCGACGCGGACGAGTCGCAGCGGCGGCTGCACGACGCCGGCGTCGTGGTCCCGACCTCGCGCGAGCTCAGCGGCCGGGTGTCGCCGCCGACGACGCCGCTGCCGATCCTTCGCTGA
- the rsmA gene encoding 16S rRNA (adenine(1518)-N(6)/adenine(1519)-N(6))-dimethyltransferase RsmA — protein MPVSLLGASEIRRLAAELDVTPTKKLGQNFVVDANTVRKIVQAARVTASDRVVEIGPGLGSLTLAILETGASVVAVEIDHRLAERLPSTAAAHDVPAGRLTVIDADALRVDELPGEPGVLVANLPYNVSVPVLLHFLETFPYLRRGVVMVQAEVGERLAAPPGSKIYGAPSVKAAWYGSWRLAGTVSRQVFWPVPNVDSVLVGFDRDAEARGTEEHRLRTFQIVDAAFQQRRKMLRQALSGVLGGTAAEASAHLEAAGVDPTLRGEQLTVEDYARIAAV, from the coding sequence ATGCCCGTTTCCCTCCTCGGTGCCTCCGAGATCCGTCGGCTCGCCGCCGAGCTCGATGTGACCCCCACCAAGAAGCTCGGGCAGAACTTCGTCGTCGACGCCAACACGGTGCGCAAGATCGTGCAGGCGGCTCGGGTCACGGCATCCGATCGTGTCGTCGAGATCGGTCCCGGTCTCGGATCCCTCACCCTGGCGATCCTCGAGACGGGTGCCTCGGTCGTTGCCGTCGAGATCGATCACCGGCTCGCGGAGCGGCTTCCCTCCACCGCGGCAGCCCACGACGTGCCCGCCGGCCGCCTGACGGTCATCGACGCCGACGCTCTGCGCGTCGATGAGCTGCCGGGAGAACCCGGCGTCCTGGTCGCGAACCTGCCGTACAACGTCTCGGTGCCCGTGCTGCTGCACTTCCTCGAGACCTTCCCCTACCTGCGGCGCGGCGTCGTCATGGTGCAGGCCGAGGTGGGGGAGCGCCTCGCCGCCCCTCCCGGGTCGAAGATCTACGGCGCCCCGAGCGTCAAGGCGGCCTGGTACGGCTCGTGGCGACTGGCCGGCACGGTGTCGCGTCAGGTGTTCTGGCCCGTGCCGAACGTCGACAGCGTGCTCGTCGGCTTCGACCGGGATGCCGAAGCCCGCGGCACCGAGGAGCACCGACTCCGCACTTTCCAGATCGTGGATGCCGCTTTCCAGCAGCGCCGCAAGATGCTCCGCCAGGCGCTGTCGGGCGTGCTGGGCGGCACGGCCGCGGAGGCGTCAGCTCATCTCGAAGCGGCCGGCGTGGATCCCACGCTGCGCGGCGAGCAGCTGACGGTTGAGGACTACGCGCGCATCGCCGCGGTCTGA
- a CDS encoding sugar porter family MFS transporter encodes MSQTQSIPSNAFTLRSPYGRRAIGLSLAAAVGGFLFGFDSSVINGAVDAVQGNFELSQVLTGFVVAVALLGCAVGAIVAGALSDRWGRLKVMLLGAVLFFVSSIGAALTFSVPDLILWRVMSGLGIGIASVVAPAYIAEVAPRQIRGSLASLQQLAITLGIFGALLSDALLANTAGGAANQLWLGMEAWRWMFLVGVVPAAVYGVLSFTVPESPRYLLSKGKRDEAKAIFARLVPPADLDKTMNELSNAIEADRKNKNVSLRGPVLGLQGIVWTGILLSMFQQFVGINVIFYYSTTLWKAVGFDESNSLLISVITSVTNVVVTFVAIFLVDRVGRKPILLTGSILMTVSLGAMALSFAFATGSGTDVSLPAPWGGVALVAANVFVVGFGASWGPLVWVLLGEIFPSRIRGKALGVAAGAQWIANFAITVSFPAMSGWSLPLTYGMYALFAALSFVYVALRIPETKGMELEQTETLFVRKPKAKAKA; translated from the coding sequence GTGAGTCAAACGCAGTCCATCCCCTCGAACGCTTTCACCCTCAGGAGCCCCTACGGGCGACGAGCCATCGGGCTCTCGCTCGCGGCAGCGGTGGGCGGTTTCCTCTTCGGTTTCGACTCCTCGGTGATCAACGGCGCTGTCGACGCCGTCCAGGGCAACTTCGAGCTCTCGCAGGTGCTCACCGGTTTCGTCGTCGCCGTCGCCCTGCTCGGTTGCGCCGTCGGCGCGATCGTCGCCGGCGCCCTGTCGGACCGCTGGGGGCGCCTTAAGGTCATGCTCCTCGGCGCCGTGCTGTTCTTCGTCTCGTCGATCGGCGCCGCCCTCACCTTCAGCGTGCCCGACCTCATCCTGTGGCGCGTGATGAGCGGACTGGGAATCGGCATTGCCTCGGTGGTCGCCCCCGCCTACATCGCGGAGGTCGCCCCGCGTCAGATCCGTGGTTCCCTGGCCTCCCTGCAGCAGCTGGCGATCACGCTCGGTATCTTCGGCGCCCTGCTCTCGGATGCCCTGCTGGCCAACACCGCCGGCGGCGCGGCCAATCAGCTGTGGCTGGGCATGGAGGCCTGGCGCTGGATGTTCCTCGTCGGTGTGGTCCCGGCAGCGGTCTACGGAGTCCTGTCCTTCACGGTTCCCGAATCGCCCCGCTACCTGCTCTCGAAGGGCAAGCGCGACGAGGCGAAGGCGATCTTCGCGCGGCTGGTGCCGCCGGCCGACCTCGACAAGACGATGAACGAGCTCTCGAACGCCATCGAGGCCGATCGCAAGAACAAGAACGTCTCGCTGCGCGGGCCGGTGCTGGGACTGCAGGGGATCGTGTGGACCGGCATTCTGCTGTCGATGTTCCAGCAGTTCGTCGGCATCAACGTGATCTTCTACTACTCCACGACCCTCTGGAAGGCTGTCGGCTTCGACGAGAGCAACTCTCTGCTGATCTCGGTGATCACCTCGGTCACGAACGTCGTCGTGACCTTCGTCGCGATCTTCCTCGTCGACCGGGTGGGCCGGAAGCCGATTCTCTTGACCGGCTCGATCCTCATGACCGTTTCGCTCGGTGCGATGGCGCTCTCGTTCGCCTTCGCCACCGGTTCGGGTACGGACGTGTCGTTGCCCGCCCCGTGGGGTGGAGTCGCTTTGGTCGCCGCGAACGTCTTCGTCGTCGGCTTCGGGGCGTCGTGGGGCCCGCTGGTCTGGGTGCTGCTCGGCGAGATCTTCCCGAGCCGCATCCGAGGCAAGGCCCTCGGCGTCGCCGCCGGAGCCCAGTGGATCGCGAACTTCGCCATCACGGTGTCGTTCCCGGCCATGTCGGGCTGGTCGCTGCCCCTCACCTACGGCATGTACGCCCTGTTCGCGGCCCTGTCGTTCGTCTACGTCGCCCTGCGCATCCCCGAGACCAAGGGCATGGAGCTCGAGCAGACCGAGACCCTGTTCGTCCGCAAGCCGAAGGCGAAGGCCAAGGCCTGA
- the metG gene encoding methionine--tRNA ligase, with protein MTSGRSFYITTPIYYPSDLPHIGHGYTTVAVDTLARWHRQAGDDTWMLTGTDEHGQKMLRAAAANGVTPQEWVDKLVTESWFPLLETLDVANDDFIRTTQPRHEERVQQFVKALFDRGYIYAGEYEALYCVGCEEFKPEAEIVDGTGPFEGLKVCAIHSKPLELLQEKNYFFKLSEFQDRLLELYKTEPDFVRPESARNEVVSFVRSGLKDLSISRSAFDWGITVPWDPSHVIYVWVDALLNYATAVGYGTDPETGEVTAEFARRWPAYHVVGKDILRFHAVIWPAMLMAAGLDVPRGVFAHGWLLVGGEKMSKSKLTGIAPTEITDVFGSDAYRFYFLSAIAFGQDGSFSWEDLSARYQAELANGFGNLASRTIAMISKYFDGVVPEPGAYTDSDLTIQKIVADAAANADAAVERFRIDEAIAAIWTIVDALNGYITENEPWALAKDEATRERLGTVLYTAAEGLRALAVLLSPVMPASTEKLWFALGASESLGDLHDQRLREAGAWGVLRPGSSVNALSPLFPRVEQA; from the coding sequence GTGACTTCCGGCCGATCTTTCTACATCACGACGCCGATCTACTACCCCAGCGATCTGCCCCACATCGGGCACGGGTACACGACGGTGGCCGTCGATACGCTCGCGCGCTGGCACCGCCAGGCGGGTGACGACACGTGGATGCTCACCGGCACCGACGAGCACGGCCAGAAGATGCTGCGGGCGGCCGCCGCGAACGGCGTGACGCCGCAGGAGTGGGTCGACAAGCTCGTCACCGAGTCGTGGTTCCCGCTGCTCGAGACCCTCGACGTCGCCAACGACGACTTCATCCGCACCACGCAGCCGCGCCACGAAGAGCGCGTGCAGCAGTTCGTGAAGGCGTTGTTCGACCGGGGCTACATCTACGCGGGCGAGTACGAGGCGCTGTACTGCGTCGGTTGCGAGGAGTTCAAGCCCGAGGCCGAGATCGTCGACGGCACGGGGCCCTTCGAGGGACTCAAGGTCTGCGCGATCCACTCGAAGCCCCTCGAGCTGCTGCAAGAGAAGAACTACTTCTTCAAGCTCAGCGAGTTCCAGGACCGCCTGCTCGAGCTCTACAAGACGGAGCCCGACTTCGTGCGCCCCGAATCGGCGCGCAACGAGGTCGTCTCGTTCGTGCGCAGCGGTCTGAAAGACCTCTCGATCTCGCGTTCCGCCTTCGACTGGGGCATCACCGTTCCGTGGGACCCCTCGCACGTCATCTACGTGTGGGTCGACGCTCTGCTCAACTACGCCACCGCCGTGGGCTACGGCACCGACCCCGAGACCGGCGAGGTCACCGCGGAGTTCGCGCGCCGCTGGCCCGCGTACCACGTGGTCGGCAAAGACATCCTGCGTTTCCACGCCGTCATCTGGCCCGCCATGCTCATGGCTGCGGGCCTCGACGTGCCCCGAGGCGTCTTCGCGCACGGGTGGCTGCTCGTCGGCGGCGAGAAGATGTCGAAGTCCAAGCTCACCGGCATCGCGCCGACCGAGATCACCGACGTCTTCGGCTCGGACGCGTACCGGTTCTACTTCCTCTCGGCGATCGCTTTCGGTCAGGACGGCTCCTTCTCGTGGGAAGACCTCTCGGCCCGCTATCAGGCCGAGCTCGCCAACGGCTTCGGCAACCTGGCGTCCCGCACCATCGCGATGATCTCGAAGTACTTCGACGGCGTGGTACCCGAGCCCGGCGCCTACACCGACAGCGACCTGACGATCCAGAAGATCGTGGCGGATGCCGCGGCCAACGCCGACGCCGCCGTGGAGCGTTTCCGCATCGACGAGGCGATCGCCGCCATCTGGACGATCGTCGACGCGCTGAACGGCTACATCACCGAGAACGAGCCGTGGGCTCTGGCGAAGGACGAGGCCACGCGCGAGCGTCTGGGCACCGTGCTGTACACCGCGGCCGAGGGGCTGCGCGCGCTCGCCGTGCTGTTGTCGCCGGTCATGCCGGCGTCGACCGAGAAGCTGTGGTTCGCGTTGGGCGCGTCCGAGAGCCTCGGCGACCTGCACGATCAGCGTCTGCGCGAAGCGGGGGCATGGGGCGTGCTGCGCCCCGGCTCCTCGGTGAACGCGCTCTCGCCGCTGTTCCCCCGCGTCGAGCAGGCGTGA
- the rsmI gene encoding 16S rRNA (cytidine(1402)-2'-O)-methyltransferase, giving the protein MIILAATPIGNLGDASKRLIEALENATVVAAEDTRTTQRLLAGLGVENRPRLIALHDHNEKERAAELVELAREDDLLVLSDAGMPTVSDPGFGLVAAAAAAGVTVTAIPGPSAVVTALAVAGLPTDRFAFEGFPRRKPGDRRKAFAQLASEERTLVFFESPSRLASTLEDLATEFGADRPAAVCRELTKLYEEVKRGTLAELAAWAAEGVRGEIAIVVGGATAREVAFPDAVTQMLEIVRGGARLKEAAAEVASQTGHSSRELYQAALAVKR; this is encoded by the coding sequence GTGATCATCCTGGCGGCGACCCCCATCGGCAACCTGGGCGACGCCTCGAAGCGTCTGATCGAGGCGCTCGAGAACGCCACCGTCGTCGCGGCAGAAGACACCCGCACCACGCAGCGTCTGCTCGCGGGACTCGGGGTCGAGAACCGGCCGCGCCTGATCGCCCTGCACGACCACAACGAGAAGGAGCGGGCCGCCGAACTGGTCGAGCTCGCCCGCGAAGACGATCTGCTGGTGCTGAGCGACGCCGGCATGCCCACGGTGAGCGACCCCGGCTTCGGCCTCGTCGCGGCGGCCGCCGCCGCGGGTGTCACGGTCACCGCGATTCCCGGTCCGAGCGCGGTCGTCACGGCCCTGGCCGTCGCGGGCCTTCCTACCGACCGCTTCGCCTTCGAGGGCTTTCCGCGCCGCAAGCCGGGGGATCGCCGCAAGGCCTTCGCGCAGCTCGCGTCGGAGGAGCGGACCCTCGTCTTCTTCGAGTCGCCGTCGCGACTGGCATCCACTCTCGAAGACCTCGCGACCGAGTTCGGCGCCGATCGTCCCGCCGCCGTCTGCCGCGAGCTCACCAAGCTCTACGAAGAGGTCAAGCGCGGAACCCTTGCCGAGCTCGCCGCGTGGGCGGCCGAGGGCGTCCGCGGTGAGATCGCGATCGTCGTCGGCGGCGCCACCGCTCGCGAGGTGGCGTTCCCGGATGCCGTGACCCAGATGCTCGAGATCGTGCGCGGCGGCGCGCGGCTCAAAGAGGCCGCCGCCGAGGTGGCCTCGCAGACCGGCCACTCCTCGCGCGAGCTGTACCAGGCGGCGCTGGCCGTCAAACGCTGA
- a CDS encoding dolichyl-phosphate-mannose--protein mannosyltransferase, with translation MTTAVPPLLPSIEQTRIDRWRDALLDGPRGFRLWRWLAPALVTVLAAVLRLVDIGNPHQLVFDETYYVKDSWSQWVLGYPSTWPDGADASFAAGDSDVFTGIGSYVVHPPLGRILIGAGMALLGPDSATGWRISAAVFGTATVLLVYLLARTITRSIPFATVASGLIAIDGLGIVLSRIALLDVFLTFFIVLVFWFVALDHRGSTDRLRTAIAALPGERHTWGPILWARPWLFAAGAAAGAATAVKWSGLYVLAAVGLYAVITDALARRRAGIDQWPMDAVRQGLASFVLLVPVAVVVYLASWSGWLFSNGGWMRGTPVAATGIWGWVPEPLRQLWAYHQEMYAFHVGLVTPHSYASPAWQWPLLIRPTSMYWHQDQAGVNGCALPTGCTEAISSIANPIIWWAGVAASLYLLVRFVMVRDWRFALVLTGLAATYVPWLLYPERTIFQFYTVAMLPFLVLALTFALRDIARGVKGASRASGQVLVLAFLGLCLVISAFWYPVWAGLPVPYEFWRLHNWLPTWI, from the coding sequence GTGACCACCGCCGTCCCTCCGCTGCTCCCGTCGATCGAGCAGACGCGCATCGATCGGTGGCGCGACGCCCTCCTCGACGGCCCCCGCGGGTTCCGCTTGTGGCGCTGGCTCGCACCTGCGCTGGTCACCGTCCTCGCGGCCGTGCTGCGTCTGGTCGACATCGGCAATCCGCACCAGCTCGTCTTCGACGAGACGTACTACGTGAAGGATTCGTGGAGCCAGTGGGTGCTCGGTTACCCCTCCACCTGGCCCGACGGCGCCGACGCCAGCTTCGCGGCAGGAGACTCCGACGTCTTCACGGGCATCGGCAGCTACGTCGTTCACCCTCCCCTCGGACGCATCCTCATCGGCGCGGGCATGGCGCTGCTCGGTCCCGACTCGGCGACGGGTTGGCGCATCTCCGCCGCCGTCTTCGGTACCGCGACGGTGCTGCTGGTGTACCTGCTGGCGCGCACGATCACCCGGTCGATCCCCTTCGCGACCGTGGCATCCGGTCTCATCGCGATCGACGGCCTCGGGATCGTGCTGAGCCGCATCGCGCTTCTCGATGTCTTCCTGACGTTCTTCATCGTGCTCGTCTTCTGGTTCGTCGCCCTCGACCACCGGGGCAGCACCGACCGCTTGCGCACCGCCATCGCGGCCCTGCCGGGAGAACGGCACACGTGGGGGCCCATCCTGTGGGCCCGCCCCTGGCTCTTCGCCGCGGGAGCCGCCGCCGGAGCCGCCACCGCCGTGAAGTGGTCGGGACTGTACGTGCTCGCCGCCGTCGGCTTGTACGCGGTGATCACCGACGCCCTCGCCCGTCGCCGCGCCGGAATCGATCAGTGGCCGATGGATGCCGTGCGCCAGGGCCTCGCATCGTTCGTCCTGCTCGTGCCGGTCGCGGTGGTCGTGTACCTTGCGAGCTGGTCGGGGTGGCTGTTCTCGAACGGCGGCTGGATGCGCGGCACCCCGGTCGCCGCGACAGGCATCTGGGGGTGGGTTCCCGAGCCGCTCCGACAGCTGTGGGCGTACCACCAGGAGATGTACGCGTTCCACGTGGGCCTCGTCACCCCGCACAGCTACGCGAGCCCCGCCTGGCAGTGGCCGCTGCTCATCCGTCCCACCTCGATGTACTGGCACCAGGACCAGGCCGGGGTGAACGGTTGCGCCCTGCCGACGGGCTGCACCGAGGCGATCTCGAGCATCGCGAACCCGATCATCTGGTGGGCCGGTGTCGCGGCGTCCCTCTACCTGCTCGTGCGCTTCGTCATGGTCCGCGACTGGCGCTTCGCTCTCGTGCTGACCGGACTCGCCGCCACCTACGTGCCGTGGCTGCTCTACCCCGAGCGGACGATCTTCCAGTTCTACACGGTGGCGATGCTGCCGTTCCTCGTGCTCGCGCTCACCTTCGCGCTGCGCGACATCGCCCGCGGGGTGAAGGGCGCGTCACGGGCGAGCGGGCAGGTGCTCGTCCTGGCTTTCCTCGGGCTGTGTCTCGTGATCTCGGCGTTCTGGTATCCCGTGTGGGCGGGGCTTCCGGTGCCGTACGAGTTCTGGCGCCTGCACAACTGGCTGCCCACCTGGATCTGA